A stretch of the Photobacterium sp. CCB-ST2H9 genome encodes the following:
- a CDS encoding cation-transporting P-type ATPase, whose product MQNRTEKTWHEMTSEDVLHALHASQDGLSAEEAATRLQTCGPNRLPDPPKEHRLIRFLRQFHNILIYVLLGCAAMTALLGHGSDTLVILAVVIVNAIIGFIQEGKAEAAMDAIRHMLALKASVIRAGTRHQIAGELLVPGDLVLLEAGDKVPADLRLLQVNGLQVQESILTGESVPVRKSVQPVAVHTTLGDRACMAYSGTLVTRGQGLGVVVTTGAGTEIGRISGMLSTVETLTTPLLRQMDIFARWLTALILLIAVVLLVFGYFVAHFDFTEMFMAVVGLSVAAIPEGLPAVLTITLAVGVQAMARRNAIVRRLPAIETLGAVSVICTDKTGTLTCNEMMVASVVTASHAFSLDGAGYEPKGEIRLNDVAVSASEHAILAEIGRVAALCNDASLHHHEGVWEIVGDPMEGALLTLTGKLGLAIEEELAGWVRTDVIPFDAKHRFMATLNHDHENHAFIAVKGAPEQIFSMCVFQRTVAGDIEPINLGYWHEKAEEIAALGQRVLAFAVKPVPPEHTVLELTDVAQDLTLIGMAGLIDPPRPEAIDAIRECHAAGIRVKMITGDHQGTAVAIAKQLALQNTERVLTGADLDEMDDPTLAATVVETDVFARTSPEHKLRLVMALQSHGMTIAMTGDGVNDAPALKRADAGIAMGLKGSEAAKEAADLVLADDNFVSIVAAVREGRTVYDNIKKVISWTLPTNAGEALTIVVALLFGMTLPITPIQILWINLITAITLGIALAFEPTEHKSMQRLPRRRDEPLLTGELTWRIIFVSVLLLGGVFGIYAYAIDQSYSIELARTMAVNTLVVMEIFHLFFIRNIYGTSLKWELIVGTQVVWLTVICVTAAQFAITYFPPLQALFATVAVPFWDGVMIVVVGIVFFAIIEIEKRLRLLLREMHTGHQVP is encoded by the coding sequence ATGCAAAATCGAACAGAAAAAACATGGCATGAAATGACATCAGAAGATGTGCTTCATGCGCTGCATGCCAGTCAGGACGGCCTGTCTGCTGAAGAAGCGGCTACGCGTTTGCAAACCTGCGGACCGAACCGGTTGCCGGATCCGCCGAAGGAGCACCGGCTGATTCGTTTTCTGCGGCAGTTTCACAATATCCTCATCTACGTGCTGCTGGGTTGTGCGGCCATGACCGCACTGCTGGGACATGGGTCCGATACGCTGGTGATTCTGGCGGTTGTGATTGTCAATGCAATCATCGGCTTTATTCAGGAAGGGAAAGCCGAAGCGGCCATGGATGCTATCCGGCATATGCTCGCGCTGAAAGCCTCGGTGATCCGGGCAGGGACTCGTCACCAGATTGCCGGTGAGTTGCTGGTGCCCGGTGATCTCGTCTTGCTTGAAGCCGGCGATAAAGTTCCGGCTGATCTGCGGCTGTTGCAGGTGAACGGACTCCAGGTTCAGGAATCAATCCTGACCGGCGAATCTGTGCCGGTGAGGAAAAGTGTGCAGCCTGTTGCGGTGCATACAACCCTCGGTGATCGGGCATGTATGGCGTACAGCGGCACGCTGGTGACCCGGGGGCAGGGGTTGGGTGTCGTTGTAACAACGGGTGCAGGGACAGAAATCGGCAGGATTAGCGGCATGCTGTCGACAGTTGAAACACTGACCACACCTTTGCTTCGGCAGATGGATATATTTGCGCGGTGGTTGACGGCGTTGATCTTATTGATTGCCGTGGTGCTGCTGGTCTTCGGATATTTTGTCGCCCATTTCGATTTTACTGAGATGTTCATGGCCGTGGTGGGCCTCTCCGTTGCGGCGATTCCGGAAGGACTTCCGGCAGTCCTGACCATCACCCTGGCGGTGGGCGTGCAGGCGATGGCAAGACGCAATGCCATTGTCCGGCGTTTGCCCGCCATTGAAACGCTGGGCGCCGTGTCGGTGATTTGCACGGATAAAACAGGCACGCTGACCTGTAACGAGATGATGGTGGCATCCGTGGTCACTGCATCCCATGCGTTCTCACTGGACGGTGCCGGGTATGAACCCAAAGGGGAAATCCGGCTCAATGATGTTGCTGTCAGCGCCAGTGAGCATGCCATTTTAGCGGAAATTGGCCGAGTAGCGGCTTTGTGCAATGACGCATCGCTGCATCATCACGAAGGCGTGTGGGAAATTGTGGGTGACCCGATGGAGGGCGCTTTGCTGACGCTGACCGGTAAGCTGGGTCTGGCGATTGAAGAAGAACTGGCCGGATGGGTGCGGACAGACGTGATCCCGTTTGATGCCAAGCATCGGTTCATGGCGACCCTGAATCACGACCACGAAAATCATGCGTTTATCGCAGTGAAGGGGGCGCCTGAACAGATTTTTTCGATGTGTGTTTTTCAGCGAACGGTCGCCGGAGACATCGAACCGATCAATCTGGGGTACTGGCATGAAAAGGCCGAAGAGATTGCGGCGCTGGGGCAGCGCGTCCTGGCGTTTGCGGTCAAACCGGTGCCGCCTGAGCATACGGTGCTTGAATTGACGGATGTGGCGCAGGATCTGACACTGATTGGCATGGCCGGATTGATCGACCCGCCGCGTCCCGAAGCCATTGACGCGATCCGCGAATGTCATGCGGCTGGCATTCGCGTGAAAATGATCACCGGCGACCACCAAGGCACCGCCGTGGCGATCGCGAAACAGCTCGCTCTGCAAAATACTGAGCGGGTGCTGACGGGCGCTGATCTGGATGAGATGGACGATCCAACGCTGGCTGCGACTGTGGTTGAAACCGATGTTTTCGCCCGCACCAGTCCGGAACATAAGCTGCGTCTGGTGATGGCATTGCAATCTCACGGGATGACGATTGCGATGACGGGCGATGGGGTGAATGATGCACCGGCGCTGAAGCGGGCGGATGCTGGGATTGCCATGGGGCTGAAAGGCAGTGAAGCGGCAAAAGAAGCCGCGGACCTTGTGCTGGCGGATGATAACTTTGTATCCATCGTTGCGGCGGTGCGGGAAGGGCGGACCGTTTACGACAATATCAAAAAAGTGATCAGCTGGACCTTGCCGACCAATGCCGGGGAGGCACTGACCATTGTGGTGGCACTGCTCTTTGGGATGACACTCCCGATCACTCCGATTCAGATTCTCTGGATCAATCTGATTACCGCGATCACGCTCGGGATAGCACTGGCCTTTGAACCGACGGAACACAAGAGCATGCAGCGTTTGCCCCGCCGCCGGGACGAACCGCTGCTGACCGGCGAACTGACCTGGCGGATCATCTTTGTTTCGGTGTTACTGCTGGGCGGGGTGTTCGGTATTTACGCCTATGCAATCGATCAGTCTTATTCGATTGAACTGGCACGAACCATGGCCGTGAATACTTTAGTCGTGATGGAAATCTTCCATCTGTTTTTTATCCGTAATATCTACGGGACGTCACTGAAGTGGGAGCTGATTGTCGGCACTCAGGTTGTCTGGCTGACGGTGATTTGCGTCACTGCCGCGCAGTTCGCCATCACCTATTTTCCCCCTTTACAGGCACTGTTTGCGACTGTTGCTGTGCCATTTTGGGACGGGGTGATGATCGTGGTGGTTGGCATCGTGTTTTTTGCGATCATCGAAATCGAAAAGCGACTCCGCTTGTTGTTGCGCGAGATGCACACCGGACATCAGGTGCCATGA
- a CDS encoding acyl carrier protein, which translates to MNQDDIRALVITAIQSVAPEITAEDIEPDEDLRDTCDLDSMDYLNLLSALKKSCGVNIPETDYPKVRTFTGMVDYLNKHLT; encoded by the coding sequence ATGAATCAAGACGACATCAGAGCCTTAGTGATCACCGCAATACAAAGTGTGGCACCGGAAATCACAGCTGAAGACATTGAACCGGATGAGGATTTACGCGACACCTGCGATCTCGATTCAATGGACTACCTCAATCTGCTCAGCGCGTTGAAAAAAAGCTGCGGTGTCAATATTCCGGAAACGGACTATCCCAAGGTCAGGACCTTCACGGGGATGGTCGATTATCTGAATAAGCATCTGACCTGA
- a CDS encoding dihydrolipoamide acetyltransferase family protein, whose amino-acid sequence MARQSFDIVMPSLGADMRDGTLTEWLVAEGDHVSKGDSIAVIETNKGAIEMESYYSGTINRLLVQPMLTLPVGAILGTIDADSNTETDAEENADADIVTDNEQPVSQSISPPIHNEPPIVPVVSTAPATETSVRALTSQRLASPIVRALAQQQQLDLRGISGSGPQGAILLKDIQTLLQAQSAASSPSEAATAAPSSKAVTPKTATSSRDSNAMREAIAAAMEKSKREIPHYYLSHEIDLSVAKQWLSQENAGRDPDDRLLLTALLIKAVAILLPRFPALNGHYLDGRFEPAPAIHIGTVISLREGGLMVPAIHHADQLSLNDTMLALRDISQRSRTGRLRSSELTDATITLTHIGDRGSDSVFGVIYPPQVAILGFGRLRQSPLVKQGQINICDTMTVTLSADHRVSDGIQGAKFLHALSQQLQQPELL is encoded by the coding sequence ATGGCTCGCCAGTCCTTCGACATTGTGATGCCATCTCTGGGGGCAGACATGCGCGACGGCACGCTCACGGAGTGGCTGGTTGCTGAAGGCGATCACGTCAGCAAAGGCGACAGTATCGCCGTGATCGAAACCAACAAGGGTGCCATTGAGATGGAAAGCTATTATTCCGGCACCATCAACCGTCTTCTGGTCCAGCCGATGCTGACCCTGCCGGTCGGCGCGATTCTGGGGACCATTGATGCAGATTCAAATACCGAAACAGATGCCGAGGAAAATGCAGACGCTGACATTGTGACAGACAATGAGCAGCCGGTGTCTCAATCCATATCGCCCCCGATACACAATGAACCGCCGATTGTCCCGGTCGTCTCAACGGCTCCGGCAACTGAAACCAGCGTTCGCGCTTTGACATCACAGCGCCTGGCTTCACCGATTGTCAGAGCGCTGGCGCAGCAACAACAGCTGGACCTCCGGGGCATCTCCGGTTCAGGCCCTCAGGGGGCTATTTTACTGAAGGATATACAAACGCTTCTTCAGGCCCAGTCCGCGGCTTCCAGCCCATCGGAGGCAGCGACAGCAGCGCCTTCATCAAAAGCAGTGACCCCCAAAACAGCCACCAGCAGCCGTGATTCAAACGCGATGCGAGAAGCCATTGCTGCCGCCATGGAGAAATCCAAACGTGAAATCCCGCACTACTACCTGAGCCATGAGATCGATCTCAGTGTCGCAAAACAATGGCTGAGCCAGGAAAATGCCGGACGGGACCCCGACGATCGCCTGCTGCTCACAGCCCTGCTCATCAAAGCCGTCGCAATTCTGCTGCCGCGTTTCCCGGCCCTGAACGGGCACTATCTGGACGGCCGATTTGAACCGGCCCCGGCCATTCACATCGGCACGGTGATCAGTCTGCGAGAAGGCGGCCTGATGGTGCCCGCCATTCACCATGCGGACCAGCTTTCGCTCAATGACACCATGCTGGCGCTCCGGGATATCAGCCAGCGTAGCCGGACCGGCCGCCTGCGCAGCTCTGAACTGACCGATGCCACCATCACACTCACCCATATCGGGGATCGGGGATCAGACAGCGTCTTCGGCGTGATCTATCCGCCACAGGTCGCCATCCTCGGTTTTGGCCGGTTACGCCAGTCCCCGCTCGTCAAACAGGGACAGATCAACATTTGTGACACGATGACGGTCACGCTCAGCGCAGATCACAGAGTCAGCGATGGTATCCAGGGCGCGAAGTTCCTCCACGCGTTATCCCAGCAATTACAGCAACCCGAGCTGTTATGA
- a CDS encoding alpha-ketoacid dehydrogenase subunit beta, with translation MASETMSYREALRAGLEEALNQDPRVFLMGEDVGRYGGCYAVSKGLLAQFGAERIIDTPLCESGFVGVGIGAALGGMRPIVEVMTVNFSLLAMDQIVNTAATLRHMSGGQFHVPLVIRMACGAGRQLAAQHSHSWENFYAHIPGLKVLSPATHSDARYMLGQALADPNPVLIFEHVMLLNEPGTVPDKPDAPMETALIRRPGTDISLITYGGNLPKALTAAEQLQQDGISAEVVDLRCLRPLDKPTLLNSVRKTHRAVLIDEGWQTGSLAGEISAIIMEDGFWSLDAPVRRVCSAEVPIPYPRHLEQAALPQVEQIVTTAKAVMEGR, from the coding sequence ATGGCTTCAGAAACCATGAGCTACCGCGAAGCATTACGTGCTGGTCTGGAAGAAGCGCTGAATCAGGATCCCCGGGTCTTTCTGATGGGCGAAGATGTCGGACGTTATGGCGGCTGTTATGCCGTCAGCAAAGGGCTGCTGGCCCAGTTTGGAGCCGAACGCATCATCGACACCCCGCTGTGCGAGTCCGGCTTTGTCGGCGTCGGCATCGGTGCCGCGCTGGGTGGTATGCGTCCGATCGTTGAAGTCATGACGGTCAATTTCAGCCTGCTGGCGATGGATCAGATCGTTAATACCGCGGCTACGCTGCGCCATATGTCCGGCGGTCAGTTCCATGTCCCCTTAGTGATCCGCATGGCCTGTGGTGCAGGCAGGCAGCTGGCGGCCCAACATTCACACAGCTGGGAGAACTTCTATGCCCATATTCCCGGTCTCAAAGTTCTGAGCCCGGCTACGCACAGCGACGCCCGGTACATGCTGGGACAGGCACTGGCCGATCCGAATCCGGTCCTGATTTTCGAACACGTCATGCTGCTCAATGAACCCGGCACCGTGCCGGACAAACCGGATGCCCCGATGGAAACCGCGCTGATCCGCCGTCCGGGAACGGATATCAGTCTGATCACCTACGGGGGCAACCTGCCGAAAGCACTGACGGCTGCCGAACAGCTGCAACAGGACGGCATTTCTGCGGAAGTGGTTGATCTGCGCTGCCTGCGACCGCTGGACAAGCCGACGCTGCTGAACAGCGTCCGCAAAACACACCGGGCGGTTCTCATCGATGAAGGCTGGCAGACCGGCAGTCTGGCCGGAGAAATCAGTGCCATCATCATGGAAGATGGATTCTGGTCTCTGGATGCGCCGGTCAGACGGGTGTGCAGCGCGGAAGTGCCCATCCCCTACCCCCGCCACCTCGAACAGGCCGCACTGCCTCAGGTCGAACAGATTGTCACCACGGCAAAAGCCGTGATGGAAGGTCGCTGA
- the pdhA gene encoding pyruvate dehydrogenase (acetyl-transferring) E1 component subunit alpha produces MTSRLHINRAHLLRQLKQMLRIRRFEEKCAELYALEKIRGFLHLYIGEEAIAVGVMSVLSADDQVVATYREHGHALARGVSMGSVLSEMYGRTTGCSRGRGGSMHLFDRATHFYGGNAIVGGGLPLATGLALANKKMQRTALTACFFGEGAVAEGEFHESLNLAALWQLPVLFICENNNYAMGTALTLSESETNIARKADSYGIAAAQVDGMNVVDVEAATLEATEYIHTQQKPYLLECKTYRFRGHSSFDSQLYREKEEVALWEEKGPVRQLVQWMRNNSHLLDSELDDIEKDVDKEIQAAVRFAEAGEWEPVEDLSRDVYSPRQTHR; encoded by the coding sequence ATGACCAGCAGACTCCATATCAACCGCGCTCACTTACTGCGTCAGCTCAAACAGATGCTGCGGATCCGCCGCTTTGAGGAAAAATGTGCCGAACTGTATGCGCTGGAAAAAATTCGCGGCTTTCTGCATCTCTATATCGGCGAGGAAGCCATTGCGGTCGGGGTCATGAGTGTGCTCAGTGCCGATGATCAGGTCGTTGCGACCTACAGAGAACACGGCCACGCGCTGGCCCGCGGCGTCAGTATGGGCAGTGTTCTGTCAGAAATGTATGGCCGGACCACAGGATGCAGTCGCGGACGCGGCGGATCCATGCACCTGTTTGACCGCGCAACGCATTTTTACGGCGGAAATGCCATTGTCGGCGGTGGCCTGCCGCTGGCAACCGGGCTGGCACTGGCAAACAAAAAAATGCAGCGCACCGCCCTGACCGCCTGCTTTTTCGGTGAGGGTGCCGTTGCCGAGGGTGAGTTTCATGAAAGCCTGAATCTGGCAGCGTTGTGGCAGTTACCGGTGCTGTTTATCTGTGAGAACAACAACTATGCCATGGGCACCGCACTGACCCTGTCTGAATCGGAAACCAATATCGCCAGAAAGGCCGACAGTTATGGCATCGCCGCCGCACAGGTAGATGGCATGAATGTGGTGGATGTGGAAGCCGCCACCCTTGAAGCAACTGAGTACATCCACACACAACAGAAACCTTATCTGCTTGAATGCAAAACCTATCGTTTTCGGGGCCACTCCAGCTTCGACAGCCAGCTCTACCGTGAAAAAGAAGAAGTGGCGTTGTGGGAAGAAAAAGGCCCGGTCAGACAACTGGTGCAATGGATGAGAAACAACAGTCATTTGCTGGACAGTGAACTGGATGACATCGAAAAAGACGTTGACAAAGAAATTCAGGCCGCGGTCCGTTTTGCTGAAGCCGGAGAATGGGAGCCGGTGGAAGATTTGTCCCGGGATGTCTACAGCCCCCGGCAGACCCATCGTTAA
- the acsA gene encoding acetate--CoA ligase: protein MAVPIIKKPANAAAANLADYQQCCSEFTDFCSDNAASDGPQLKTLPGGGLNICYQALDNHLKSPVADKLAIRWISKNDEILDYSYRDLCQLTSRFASILHTLNLSTGARIFSLLGRRPELYIAALGTLKAGCVFTPLFSAFGPEPIQSRMDIGEAQLLLTTRSLYRKKVKSWRQSLPSLKAVILIDGDLDDEPDCHLWSELMQQADPDFPCAETQPEDMALLHFTSGTTGQPKGVIHVHQAVAYHQLSAFWALDLKPSDTYWCTADPGWVTGTSYGIIAPLCLGVTMIIDEAEFDVERWYRLLQQQQVTVWYTAPTAIRMLMKAGLAIRNQYDLSALRFIASVGEPLNPEAVVWGQTAFSIPFHDNWWQTETGGIMIANLASQDIKPGSMGRPLPGIQAAIIGHQDDGTSQIITAPMQVGELALKPGWPAMFRGYLHQEEKYRHCFANGWYLSGDLAMCDEDGYYWFVGRKDDLIKSSGHLIGPFEVESALMEHEAVAEAGVIGKPDPVAGEIVKAFVTLKPGFTPDETLQKTLLGFARQHLGVAVAPKEIVFRRNLPKTRSGKIMRRLLKARELGLPEGDLSTLESDEQ, encoded by the coding sequence ATGGCTGTTCCGATTATCAAAAAACCAGCAAATGCTGCGGCTGCCAATCTGGCCGACTATCAGCAATGCTGCAGCGAATTTACCGATTTCTGTTCGGACAATGCCGCTTCAGATGGACCGCAATTGAAAACGCTGCCGGGCGGCGGACTGAATATCTGTTATCAGGCGCTAGACAACCACTTGAAGAGCCCGGTGGCAGACAAGCTGGCCATCCGATGGATCAGCAAAAATGATGAGATTCTTGATTACAGTTACCGCGATCTGTGTCAGCTCACCAGCCGTTTTGCCAGCATTCTTCACACGTTAAATTTATCAACCGGCGCGCGTATTTTCAGTTTGCTCGGTCGCCGGCCGGAACTTTATATCGCCGCGCTAGGCACCTTAAAAGCAGGCTGTGTTTTTACCCCGCTGTTCTCGGCCTTCGGCCCCGAGCCGATTCAATCCCGGATGGACATCGGGGAAGCCCAGCTTCTGCTGACCACCCGCAGCCTGTACCGGAAAAAAGTAAAATCGTGGCGGCAATCCCTGCCAAGTCTGAAAGCGGTCATCCTGATTGATGGCGATCTGGATGACGAACCCGACTGTCATTTATGGTCCGAGCTTATGCAGCAGGCCGACCCTGACTTCCCTTGTGCGGAAACCCAACCTGAAGACATGGCGCTGCTGCACTTTACCAGCGGGACAACCGGTCAGCCCAAAGGGGTCATCCACGTCCATCAGGCGGTGGCCTATCATCAGTTATCCGCCTTTTGGGCGCTGGATCTGAAACCCTCAGACACCTACTGGTGCACCGCCGATCCGGGCTGGGTCACCGGTACTTCTTACGGCATCATCGCGCCGCTGTGTTTAGGCGTCACGATGATCATCGATGAAGCCGAATTTGACGTCGAGCGCTGGTATCGCCTGCTCCAGCAACAGCAGGTGACCGTCTGGTATACCGCGCCGACGGCCATCCGGATGCTGATGAAAGCCGGACTGGCGATCCGGAATCAGTACGATCTGTCCGCGCTGCGCTTTATTGCCAGTGTCGGGGAGCCACTTAATCCTGAAGCGGTTGTGTGGGGACAGACCGCTTTCTCAATACCTTTTCACGACAACTGGTGGCAAACCGAAACCGGCGGCATCATGATTGCCAATCTGGCCAGTCAGGACATCAAACCCGGTTCCATGGGGCGCCCTCTGCCCGGGATTCAGGCCGCCATCATCGGCCACCAGGACGATGGCACCAGCCAGATCATCACCGCACCGATGCAGGTCGGTGAACTGGCACTGAAACCCGGCTGGCCCGCCATGTTTCGCGGTTACCTCCATCAGGAAGAAAAATACCGCCACTGCTTTGCCAACGGCTGGTACCTCAGCGGCGATCTGGCGATGTGTGACGAAGACGGCTACTACTGGTTTGTCGGACGCAAGGATGATCTCATCAAGTCATCCGGACATCTGATTGGCCCGTTCGAAGTAGAAAGTGCGCTGATGGAGCATGAAGCCGTGGCTGAAGCCGGAGTAATTGGCAAACCCGATCCGGTTGCCGGTGAAATCGTCAAAGCCTTTGTCACCCTCAAACCCGGGTTTACGCCCGATGAAACCCTGCAAAAAACCTTACTTGGTTTTGCCCGCCAGCATCTGGGGGTGGCCGTTGCGCCCAAGGAGATTGTTTTTCGTCGCAACCTGCCGAAAACCCGCAGCGGTAAAATCATGCGCAGGCTGCTCAAAGCCCGTGAACTCGGCTTGCCCGAAGGTGATCTTTCAACTCTGGAGAGCGACGAACAATGA
- a CDS encoding ABC transporter ATP-binding protein, whose protein sequence is MLRLVDLCKGYQDGNEFHSVLQGAALTLDRGEQVALMGESGSGKSTLLNLIAGLDRVDQGEIWLADTPLHAISERARTAFRRHHIGLIFQQFNLLPTLTTQDNIQFCRQLKGLPDQPELWRNIVSALDLKPLLKRYPEEMSGGQQQRAAIARALYMEPDILLADEPTGSLDERNAQAVMRLLTGLTRQLNCSLLLVTHSHQVASYMNGRVMLKGGVLNAQPGL, encoded by the coding sequence ATGCTACGACTTGTTGATCTCTGTAAAGGGTATCAGGATGGCAACGAGTTTCACTCCGTACTTCAGGGAGCTGCGCTGACGCTCGACCGGGGAGAACAGGTGGCGCTGATGGGCGAGAGCGGCTCCGGCAAGAGTACGCTGCTGAATCTGATTGCCGGGCTGGATCGGGTCGATCAGGGCGAAATCTGGCTGGCGGACACCCCGCTGCATGCAATCTCAGAGCGGGCCCGGACGGCTTTCCGTCGGCATCATATCGGGCTGATTTTTCAACAGTTTAATTTACTGCCCACCTTAACCACACAGGACAATATTCAGTTTTGCCGCCAGCTGAAGGGACTGCCGGATCAGCCGGAGCTCTGGCGCAATATTGTGTCGGCTCTGGATCTGAAACCCTTACTCAAGCGATATCCGGAAGAGATGTCAGGCGGACAGCAGCAACGGGCCGCGATTGCCCGTGCATTGTATATGGAGCCGGATATTCTGCTGGCTGATGAACCGACCGGCAGCCTGGATGAGCGGAATGCACAGGCGGTGATGCGGCTGCTGACGGGCCTGACCAGGCAATTGAATTGTTCATTGCTGCTGGTGACGCACAGTCATCAGGTGGCGTCTTACATGAATGGCCGGGTGATGCTGAAAGGGGGCGTGCTGAATGCGCAACCCGGTCTTTAA